Genomic segment of Pochonia chlamydosporia 170 chromosome 1, whole genome shotgun sequence:
CTACCGATGCGGCAACGTTGCTTCAATCATGACTGTAGACAAAGATTTGAACCCAAGATTTAGCATATTTTCGGCGGTACCGGATGATCAGAGGCATGTGCCTGCGAGCAGGAGAGGGCCGAGCGACTACTTCTTGTGATGCATGAATGTTagaagatgatgtttggGTGCTGAACGGAAGAAGGCTTTAGATGTAAATTAGCATACGATTGAGATATCCATGACTTGTGGTACGAATGATAATGGCATTTATGGTTGTTTGGGTATTATGTTGTGCGACTTACGAGTGCGTGGTTGCCATTCAAGATTCCACATTTGTGACTTCAAGTTGTGTGGGCCggctctggccaacttgaACCTCATCATGACTCTTGACGAAAACGCCTGAACTGCGACTACGCTCGAAGGAACTCGTAGCACAGTTGAAAAATGTGTTGAGCAAATCGGAATCAACCGGCCCTCAAATACTATCAACTCCCGACTCGCTCAATGTCACAGCATTATAACAGCTTAAATGCCCAAGCCTCAACCTCACGTTGACCCAATCCAGGCGGCCATCTCAACATGGCTTTCCAACCTCGAAGCGCCGCAAGATGCGGACACAGTAACCTGGAAACGAAGTCTCTGCGAGAATGCGCCTAAACGATTTACTATTTACGAGCCCATGGCGCTGTTACCCGCCGGCAGCTTCACCAATAGCTCATGGGCCACGGAGCTGCAACGGCAAAATGAGCAAACCACCAGCGCACTCTGGGAACTGATCCTCCAACATATCTCAAAAACCGGAAAATCAACACTAAAACTAACACATTTAGCCATCAACGAAGGTATTCCCCCGCAGAATCAAGACGGAACATACGAAAACGTCATCCGCAGCCCCAGCGGCTTGCGAATTTTACACGGTGACTTCGGCCCAGCCGCACCAAGCAATTCCCCGTCCAAGGAAGATTTCGAGCAAGCATTCTGGGTATCTACCAAGCAAAACGGCATACACCAAACCTGGGCTCCCCGCTGGACAATGTTCAGTCGGGGCAACGTCAAGGAAAAAGCCCGTCTGCTGCAGTTCCCTCCCGCACGCAAGGGTGGTGGAACTCGTGAGAAAACACACGACACATGGGCGGTGGACTTATACGCCGGAATCGGGTATTTCACCTTGTGCTACGCAAAGCTAGGCATGCGGGTGCTCTGCTGGGAGCTTAATCCCTGGAGCGTGGAGGCCCTTCGTCGTGGAGCGCAGTTGAATAGGTGGAGTGTAGAGGTTATCCAGGGAGAGGGACTGAAACGGTCTACAGTTGAGATCATGAAAAGTACGGCGACTATTGTGGTGTTTTCGGAGAGTAATGAGAATGCGCGGTGGAGAAGCGAGGAGATGAAGAGAGGAGGATGGCTTCGGGATGTGAGGCATGTTAATTGTGGATTACTGCCTACCAGTAGATTAACGTGGGATATTTCGCTGTTTCTGACGAGGACGGCGACCATGGATGGCGGAGAGGCATGGCTGCATCTTCATGAGAATGTGGGTGACGCTGAGATTGACACGAGACGGGACGAGATACAGGCTCTTTTGCGGGAtaatgaagaagagaagcatCTGGGCAGGGTGATAacggcggaggaggtggaaaAGGTCAAGACGTATGCGCCCGGGGTGTGGCATTGCGTTTTTGATGTGCGTATTGTTACAAAGTCAGATAACACATGATGCACCATTtcccatgccgccaatgtACAGTATATACCACCTGGATGCTTGATCCATCATTTGTCACATACCGCATGCAACTCTAATCATGATATTCCCAAAGTTGAACCCAAACACTCCCTCAAGCACCACCCATGCATCTAATTCCCACCCATCGGGAATCATTGTCTTCGAAACTTGGCCGggatattctcctcgataATTGACTTCTTGTCCATAGCCGCCTGAGCTTCCTCGGCCAACTCCATCGCCTCATGGTGTTTAAAATGCTCGATATCCTCCGGATGCGTCAGATCCTCCAGCTTCGTATTCTCATCGTGATACTTCTCCCAATGGTGGATCTCGTACTCGTACTCGTCGTCGCCATGGTGGCCGG
This window contains:
- a CDS encoding tRNA wybutosine-synthesizing protein (similar to Metarhizium acridum CQMa 102 XP_007806411.1), encoding MPKPQPHVDPIQAAISTWLSNLEAPQDADTVTWKRSLCENAPKRFTIYEPMALLPAGSFTNSSWATELQRQNEQTTSALWELILQHISKTGKSTLKLTHLAINEGIPPQNQDGTYENVIRSPSGLRILHGDFGPAAPSNSPSKEDFEQAFWVSTKQNGIHQTWAPRWTMFSRGNVKEKARLLQFPPARKGGGTREKTHDTWAVDLYAGIGYFTLCYAKLGMRVLCWELNPWSVEALRRGAQLNRWSVEVIQGEGLKRSTVEIMKSTATIVVFSESNENARWRSEEMKRGGWLRDVRHVNCGLLPTSRLTWDISLFLTRTATMDGGEAWLHLHENVGDAEIDTRRDEIQALLRDNEEEKHLGRVITAEEVEKVKTYAPGVWHCVFDVRIVTKSDNT